The genomic segment GCGGCTCGGCGGCGCGCAGAGGCAGACGGTCGCCATGGCCAACGGCCTTTGCAGGGCGGGCTTTAAGTGCGCGGTTTTCGCGCTTGGCGGCGGAGAACTTGAAAATGAGACGGACGGGAACGTGAGGGTTGAGGTCGGGGGGGTGTTTTCGTTTCTCCAAATGTTGAGAAGGGAAAGGCCGGACATCCTTTATTCACGGCACTGGACAAAAATACTCAACACGGCGGCGGGGAAAATCCTCGGAATTAAAACCGTGTGGACGGAGGGAAACAGCGTTGAGTTTCTCAAAAAGAACCGCCCGGCAAGTTATTTCGCTCACAGATTGTTCGCCCGCCATGCGGACTGTTTTACCGCCATTTCGCGCGGGCTTGCCGCCGAGTGCGGCGGATATTACGGGCGGGGCGATGTGCGGGTGATATACAACGGCATTGACACGGAACTGGCGGAAAAAAGAAGCGCGGAGACGCAAAGCCACAAGTGGCTTGCGGACAGAACATCGCCGCTTGTGGTGTCTGTCGGGCGGCTTGTCAGGCAGAAGGGTTTTGACACGCTGATAGACGCCTTTGCGATTTTGAGGAAAACCGCGGACGCCCGCCTTCTGATAGTGGGGGACGGCGGAATGAGGGACGGCTTGAAAGGGCAAATCAAGCGGCTGGGGCTTGAGGATGCGGTTTGTCTTGCGGGCGGCAGGGCAAATCCGTATCCGTTTATCGCGGCGGCGGACATATACGCGCAACCGTCCGTTTATGAGGGGTTTGGAAACACGTTGCTGGAGGCCCTGTCGCTCGGCAGGCCGTGTGTTTCAACCGATTACCGTTTTGCCGCAAACGAGATAATTGAGGACGGCAGAAGCGGCTTGCTTGTTCCCGTGGGGGGAGCGCAGGAGATGGCGGACGCAATCCTGCGGCTGATTAAAGACCCCGCGCTTGCGGGCCGGATATCCGCCGCCGCAAGGGAGCGGGCGGAACATTTCAGCGCCGGGAAAATGACGGAGAACTACTCTGCGCTTTTCAGGGATTTGGTTGGAGAGGGAAAATGAGGGTGATGATTGTTGCCGGGCATCTCCGCATCGGGGGCGCGGAGAGGGCGGTCGTGAACCTTGCAAACGGACTGTGCGGGCGGGAAAACACGGAAGTTTGCGTGTTCCTGCTGAAAAAGGAGGGGGTGTTGCTTGGAGAACTTTCGCCCGAAGTTAAAGTGGCGGAGGCGCAAACTCTGTCTTCTCTGAGACCTCTGAAATTTGCCGCAAAGGTTTTGTCGCTCCACCTTGCCGCAAAGAGTTTCAAGCCCGATGTCATATACACACGCGCCACAAGTATGAATTTGGCGGTCGGGATAACCGGGCGGATGACGGGAATTCCAACGGTAATGGCGGAGATGAACAACCCGGCGGCGCGGATGGAGGAAAGCAGGTATGGGAAACGGCGGAATTATCTGGTTTTGAAAACCGCCAGAATGCTTTCGTCAAAAGTGGTCGCCAACAGTTCGCAACTTGCGGAGGCGACACAGCGGACCTTCAATCTGAGATCAAAGCCGCATGTAATTTATAACGGCATTGATATTGAACAAATTGAGCGGCAGGCAACGGAAGAGGCAAATCATCCGTGGATATTAGACAGGCAAACGCCGCTTGTCGCGTCTGTCGGACGGCTCGTCAGACAGAAGGGTTTTGAAACCCTCATAAATGCGGTTGCGATTTTGCGGGAAACATCAGATGCCCGGCTGGTGATAGTCGGGGACGGTGATATTGGAGACGGACTGGAAGAGCAAATTAAACGGCTGAACCTTGAAGATGCGGTTTGCCTCGCCGGAGAGCAGGCAAACCCGCACCCCTTTATAAAGGCGGCGGATGTGTATGTTTCTTCATCAGTTTTTGAG from the Candidatus Dadabacteria bacterium genome contains:
- a CDS encoding glycosyltransferase is translated as MRVMIVAGHLRIGGAERAVVNLANGLCGRENTEVCVFLLKKEGVLLGELSPEVKVAEAQTLSSLRPLKFAAKVLSLHLAAKSFKPDVIYTRATSMNLAVGITGRMTGIPTVMAEMNNPAARMEESRYGKRRNYLVLKTARMLSSKVVANSSQLAEATQRTFNLRSKPHVIYNGIDIEQIERQATEEANHPWILDRQTPLVASVGRLVRQKGFETLINAVAILRETSDARLVIVGDGDIGDGLEEQIKRLNLEDAVCLAGEQANPHPFIKAADVYVSSSVFEGFSNSLLEAMSLGIPVVSTDHQFGANEMIEDGKSGLLVPVGDAESMAGEIERVLKDGNLRQNLATGAKERAKNFTIEKAVAEHKKLFREIAGKPT
- a CDS encoding glycosyltransferase encodes the protein MSSAPSIVLTLPNLRLGGAQRQTVAMANGLCRAGFKCAVFALGGGELENETDGNVRVEVGGVFSFLQMLRRERPDILYSRHWTKILNTAAGKILGIKTVWTEGNSVEFLKKNRPASYFAHRLFARHADCFTAISRGLAAECGGYYGRGDVRVIYNGIDTELAEKRSAETQSHKWLADRTSPLVVSVGRLVRQKGFDTLIDAFAILRKTADARLLIVGDGGMRDGLKGQIKRLGLEDAVCLAGGRANPYPFIAAADIYAQPSVYEGFGNTLLEALSLGRPCVSTDYRFAANEIIEDGRSGLLVPVGGAQEMADAILRLIKDPALAGRISAAARERAEHFSAGKMTENYSALFRDLVGEGK